The Methanococcus maripaludis genome has a window encoding:
- a CDS encoding tetratricopeptide repeat protein, with the protein MKIKGVLLLFSIFFIMNTCYAGTIGSSTEDWIDSGLEYFGNGNFEKSIESFDETLRINPYNMEALVSKGYILYAINESEKAIECFDKALEINSDYYDTWQYKGYALHDLERYEEAIECFDKSLEIYEENPEVYYMKGASLYGLERYEEAIECLDIALETYPNNIYMLTDKGNTLYELERYEEAIECFDKALKYVSYLNAWNDKGNTLCKLERYSEAVQCYDKALEIDSSSYVLWGNKGYAIYELGKYEKAIICFDRSLELNFDYLESNYYKGDSLYELERYEEAIECYDKALEIDPKNEYIWYSKGCSLSNLERYEEAIECLDKALEIDSKNEKFWNKKGYSLNELERYEEASECLDKALEIDSKNEKFWNNKGYALAGLERYEEAITCYDEALELNNNYSKAYKNKGYSLAGLERYEEAIECYDKALEIDSNYTKAQQNKGNALFELGKYEEALECYDLVIAVDKSNEKAWADKGNALFELERYEEAIECFDKAIELDSNDKEIWNNKGDTLYKLERYEESIECYDEALELDSEDEELWNNKGNIFFKLENYEEALKCYDRALEINTNFELAKLGKQDTEDQLNSFSYILANFFKKIFGGN; encoded by the coding sequence TTGAAAATAAAGGGGGTTTTACTACTATTTTCAATTTTTTTTATTATGAATACTTGTTATGCTGGGACGATTGGATCATCTACAGAAGACTGGATTGACAGTGGACTTGAGTATTTTGGAAACGGAAACTTTGAAAAATCAATTGAAAGTTTTGATGAAACTTTAAGGATTAATCCGTACAATATGGAAGCACTGGTCAGCAAGGGCTATATTTTATATGCCATAAATGAGTCTGAAAAAGCCATAGAATGTTTTGATAAAGCATTGGAAATCAATTCTGACTATTACGACACTTGGCAGTACAAAGGATATGCATTGCATGATCTTGAAAGATACGAAGAAGCCATAGAATGTTTTGATAAGTCATTGGAAATATATGAAGAAAATCCAGAAGTTTACTATATGAAAGGTGCCTCTTTATATGGTCTTGAAAGATACGAAGAAGCCATAGAATGCCTTGATATCGCTTTAGAAACCTATCCAAATAACATATACATGTTAACGGATAAAGGAAATACTCTTTATGAACTCGAAAGATACGAAGAAGCCATAGAATGTTTTGATAAAGCATTAAAATATGTTAGTTATCTAAATGCTTGGAATGATAAAGGAAATACATTATGTAAACTTGAAAGGTACAGTGAAGCAGTTCAATGTTATGATAAAGCTTTAGAAATAGATTCTAGCAGTTATGTTTTATGGGGTAATAAAGGATATGCTATTTATGAACTTGGAAAATATGAAAAAGCCATAATATGTTTTGACAGATCTTTGGAATTAAATTTTGATTATCTCGAGTCTAATTACTATAAGGGGGATTCACTTTATGAACTCGAAAGATACGAAGAAGCCATAGAATGCTATGATAAAGCTTTAGAAATAGATCCTAAAAATGAATATATTTGGTATAGTAAAGGCTGTTCTCTTTCAAATCTTGAAAGATACGAAGAAGCTATCGAGTGTTTGGATAAGGCTTTAGAAATAGATTCTAAAAATGAGAAATTCTGGAATAAAAAAGGATATTCTTTAAACGAACTTGAAAGATACGAAGAAGCTAGCGAGTGTTTGGATAAGGCTTTAGAAATAGATTCTAAAAATGAGAAATTCTGGAATAACAAAGGTTATGCTTTAGCAGGACTTGAAAGATACGAAGAAGCAATAACCTGTTATGATGAAGCATTGGAATTAAACAATAACTATAGTAAGGCATATAAAAACAAAGGATATTCTTTGGCAGGACTTGAAAGATACGAAGAAGCCATAGAATGCTATGATAAAGCTTTAGAAATAGATTCTAATTACACTAAAGCACAGCAAAATAAAGGAAATGCCCTTTTTGAACTTGGAAAATATGAGGAAGCACTTGAATGCTATGATTTAGTTATTGCAGTTGATAAAAGCAATGAAAAAGCATGGGCCGATAAAGGAAATGCCCTTTTTGAACTTGAAAGATACGAAGAAGCCATAGAATGTTTTGATAAGGCCATTGAATTAGATTCCAATGACAAAGAAATTTGGAATAACAAAGGGGATACTCTTTATAAACTCGAAAGATACGAAGAATCAATTGAATGCTATGATGAAGCATTGGAATTAGATTCAGAAGATGAAGAACTTTGGAATAACAAAGGAAACATATTTTTTAAACTTGAAAACTATGAAGAAGCCTTAAAATGTTACGATAGAGCATTGGAAATAAATACAAACTTTGAATTGGCAAAACTTGGAAAACAAGATACTGAAGATCAACTCAATAGTTTTTCATACATTTTAGCTAATTTCTTCAAAAAAATTTTTGGTGGTAATTAG
- a CDS encoding nucleoside deaminase, whose translation MTDFMDEAIKEAKLGLKEGGIPIGAVLVYKNKIIGRGHNRRVQNNSAILHAEMDALENAGRLTSDVYRNCELYTTLSPCIMCSGAVLLYKIKKVVIGENKTFLGAEDLLLKNGVAVEVLNDERCVKMMKDFIKNNPKLWNEDIGE comes from the coding sequence TTGACTGATTTTATGGACGAAGCAATAAAAGAAGCTAAGCTGGGACTTAAAGAAGGCGGAATTCCTATCGGCGCAGTTTTGGTTTATAAAAATAAAATTATTGGCCGAGGACACAACAGACGGGTTCAAAATAACAGCGCAATTTTGCACGCTGAAATGGACGCGCTTGAAAATGCAGGAAGGCTAACTTCAGACGTTTATAGAAATTGCGAACTCTACACAACACTTTCGCCCTGCATCATGTGCAGTGGCGCAGTTTTGCTTTACAAAATTAAAAAAGTAGTGATCGGAGAAAATAAAACTTTTTTAGGTGCAGAAGACCTGTTGTTAAAAAATGGAGTCGCTGTTGAAGTTTTAAATGATGAAAGATGCGTAAAAATGATGAAAGATTTTATAAAAAATAACCCAAAATTATGGAATGAAGATATCGGAGAATAA
- a CDS encoding D-2-hydroxyacid dehydrogenase translates to MKIVVLDGYTMNSGDLSWENLEELGELTIYDRTSESEVIERISDSEIVITNKIIIDKAVFEKCKNIKYVGVTATGYNVVDTNLAKELGIVVTNVPAYSTDSVAQAVFSYILEHVQNVSKYNESVKSGTWVNSKDFSYRKFPIIELAGKNLGIIGFGAIGKKVAEIGIAFGMNVFVNTRTVSNTNLNVKFVSKEEIFKNSDFLTLHCPLTDETKELVDEKTLKLMKKSAMLINTGRGGLVNEKDLADALNLDNIARAGLDVLSTEPPKENNPLINAKNTIITPHIAWASYEARKRLMDVTVNNVKSFIEGNPINIVNK, encoded by the coding sequence ATGAAAATAGTCGTACTTGATGGATACACGATGAATTCTGGGGATTTATCGTGGGAAAATTTGGAAGAACTTGGTGAACTTACAATTTATGATAGAACTTCTGAATCAGAAGTAATTGAAAGAATTTCGGACTCTGAAATTGTTATTACGAACAAAATAATAATTGACAAGGCAGTTTTTGAAAAATGTAAAAACATAAAATACGTTGGAGTTACCGCAACGGGTTATAATGTTGTAGATACCAATTTAGCAAAAGAACTGGGGATTGTTGTAACAAATGTTCCAGCATATTCGACAGATTCAGTAGCACAGGCAGTATTTTCATATATCCTCGAACATGTGCAAAATGTTTCCAAATATAATGAAAGCGTAAAATCAGGTACTTGGGTAAATTCAAAAGATTTTTCATACCGAAAATTTCCTATTATTGAACTTGCAGGTAAAAATCTTGGAATAATTGGATTTGGAGCAATTGGAAAAAAAGTTGCAGAAATTGGAATTGCTTTTGGAATGAATGTGTTTGTAAACACGAGAACTGTTTCAAACACGAATTTGAATGTTAAATTTGTATCTAAAGAAGAAATTTTTAAAAATTCTGACTTTTTAACGCTACACTGTCCATTAACTGACGAAACAAAAGAACTTGTTGACGAAAAAACGCTTAAATTGATGAAAAAATCTGCAATGTTGATAAACACCGGGAGGGGAGGACTCGTCAATGAAAAAGATCTTGCAGATGCATTAAATCTCGATAATATTGCCAGAGCAGGTTTAGATGTACTTTCAACCGAGCCTCCAAAAGAGAATAATCCCTTAATCAACGCCAAAAATACAATTATAACCCCGCACATTGCATGGGCATCTTACGAAGCGAGAAAACGACTGATGGATGTGACTGTAAACAATGTAAAGTCATTTATCGAAGGAAACCCAATAAATATTGTAAACAAATGA
- a CDS encoding ABC transporter permease, producing MKPADVVNFAGRNITQKKTQSFLTIIGVVIGILAIVSLISLGYGVQNYITGEITTIGANIISVIPSQNFGGPAVSKTFNDNDVDAVKSVRGVDEVVAVWIGSYELEYRDQSIYGNILVVEPSKFTYVYSTTWGYEPYKGRWIEDSDKYSCMVGYSLATNSFDNDIDIGDKITINGTKYKVIGILEETGNPATENSAILSKDVGQALFEIDDEYNRMIVSVKSGEDVIRVSEDIQKEVEDSRGDENFSVLTAEQLAESINNIFKVLTIFLVGVAGISLLVGAVGISNTMHMSILERRKDIGILKALGAENTTILSIFVVEAGFLGLFGGIIGTIIGILIAKAVEYIAAASGYGIIKAWISWELIVGVLIFSFVVGILSGYFPARSGAKLNPVDTLRGE from the coding sequence ATGAAACCAGCCGATGTTGTGAATTTTGCCGGGCGAAATATAACTCAAAAAAAGACACAGAGTTTTTTAACAATAATTGGGGTAGTTATAGGTATTTTGGCAATAGTTAGTTTGATTTCCCTTGGATATGGTGTTCAAAATTACATAACTGGCGAGATTACGACTATCGGTGCAAATATTATTTCAGTTATCCCTTCGCAGAATTTTGGAGGTCCTGCAGTTTCAAAAACTTTTAATGATAACGATGTTGATGCTGTAAAAAGCGTCAGGGGAGTTGACGAAGTTGTTGCTGTATGGATAGGAAGTTACGAGCTGGAATATCGGGATCAATCCATCTATGGAAATATCTTGGTAGTCGAACCTTCAAAATTTACTTACGTATACTCAACAACTTGGGGTTACGAGCCATACAAGGGGCGTTGGATTGAAGACAGTGATAAATATTCCTGTATGGTTGGATATTCACTTGCAACTAACTCTTTTGACAATGATATCGATATTGGGGATAAAATAACGATAAATGGTACAAAATATAAAGTTATAGGAATACTCGAAGAAACAGGAAACCCTGCAACCGAAAATTCAGCTATTTTATCAAAAGATGTAGGTCAGGCACTTTTCGAAATTGATGACGAATACAACAGGATGATTGTATCCGTAAAATCTGGCGAGGATGTAATTCGGGTTTCAGAAGATATTCAGAAAGAAGTGGAAGATTCAAGGGGGGACGAAAATTTTTCCGTTTTAACGGCAGAACAACTTGCTGAATCGATTAACAACATCTTTAAGGTTTTAACAATATTTTTAGTTGGTGTTGCAGGAATTTCATTGCTTGTTGGAGCGGTTGGAATCTCAAACACGATGCACATGAGTATTTTAGAACGAAGAAAAGATATTGGAATTTTAAAAGCACTTGGTGCAGAAAACACGACGATTCTTTCAATATTTGTAGTTGAGGCTGGATTTTTAGGATTATTCGGTGGAATCATCGGAACGATAATTGGAATATTAATTGCAAAGGCAGTTGAATATATTGCAGCAGCTTCTGGTTACGGCATTATAAAGGCGTGGATTTCCTGGGAATTAATTGTTGGAGTTTTAATATTCTCATTTGTAGTAGGAATTTTAAGCGGCTACTTCCCTGCAAGAAGCGGTGCAAAATTAAACCCTGTTGATACTTTGAGAGGGGAATAA
- the hemC gene encoding hydroxymethylbilane synthase gives MKLRIGTRGSTLAMVQTEYIAGLLNDLGVETEIVIVKTTGDKDQTKKLVDLGLGVFTKELDSKMLENEIDIAVHSLKDVPTLWSDELQITATPKRESPDDIIIWRKDSDFDIEHDELDVGTSSIRRTSFLQFTHPNLTPKLLRGNVATRIDKLRNREYDTIIMAKAGLIRQGIDLSEFNYTKLDMLPAPAQGVIGVASRKADIKINEILEKICDKKTYIEATAERWALKEYGGGCQAPFGAFAVYDTEDGILNLRCELVDEQGTIKRVKSNEGFVICTTDEVELAKELGARVGALFKEIETFTY, from the coding sequence TTGAAGTTAAGAATCGGAACAAGGGGCAGTACGCTTGCAATGGTCCAGACAGAATATATCGCAGGTCTTTTAAATGATCTCGGTGTTGAAACAGAAATTGTTATTGTTAAAACTACTGGGGATAAGGATCAGACTAAAAAACTTGTAGATCTTGGACTTGGAGTTTTTACAAAAGAACTTGATAGCAAAATGCTTGAAAACGAAATTGATATTGCAGTACACAGTTTAAAAGACGTTCCAACCCTTTGGAGTGATGAATTACAGATTACTGCAACCCCAAAACGAGAAAGTCCTGATGATATTATAATCTGGAGAAAAGACAGCGATTTTGATATCGAACATGACGAATTAGATGTTGGAACTTCGAGCATTAGACGAACTTCATTTTTACAATTTACACACCCCAATTTAACACCTAAACTTTTAAGGGGGAATGTCGCAACAAGAATTGATAAATTAAGAAATAGGGAATACGATACAATTATAATGGCAAAAGCAGGCCTTATCAGGCAGGGTATTGATTTATCCGAATTTAATTATACAAAGCTCGATATGCTTCCTGCACCAGCTCAAGGAGTAATTGGAGTTGCTTCAAGAAAAGCAGACATCAAAATCAACGAAATTTTGGAAAAAATATGTGATAAAAAAACATATATTGAAGCTACTGCTGAAAGATGGGCCTTAAAAGAATATGGTGGCGGATGTCAGGCACCTTTTGGAGCTTTTGCAGTTTATGATACTGAAGATGGGATTTTAAATTTAAGATGTGAACTTGTGGACGAACAGGGCACAATAAAGCGAGTAAAATCAAATGAAGGATTTGTAATCTGCACTACTGATGAAGTTGAACTTGCAAAGGAACTCGGTGCAAGAGTCGGTGCATTATTTAAAGAAATCGAAACTTTTACTTATTAG